From the genome of Labedella gwakjiensis:
CCGAGACGCCGACCAGGAAGGGAGCCATGACCCACAGTCAACCCGCGCCCCTCACGACGACACGGGTCCTTCCCTCCGCGCGCGCGGACGGGGCGGGCCACCTGCTCGGCCTCATCCGCTCGGCACAGACCGCGACGGTCTCCGAGATGGCGGCTGGTCTCGGCGCATCCCGCTCCACAGTCATGGTGCGCCTCCAGGCCCTCGTGGACGCGGGGCTCGTGGTCGCGAAGGCCCCGGCGAACGGAGCACGGGGAAGACCGGCCACCTCGTACGTCTTCGATCCCTCGAGCGCCGCCCTCCTCGCTGCGCAACTCGGGATGACGGGCTGCCGACTCGCGGTCACCGACCTGGCCGGAGAGATCCTCGGTTCGCGTTACATCGACGTCGATCTCCGACTCGGACCCGCTCGACTCACAGCCGACATGATCGCGGCCTACGACGACATCCTCGGCGAGCTCGGTCGCGAGCCGTCTGCGGTCGTCGGCATCGGCCTCGGGATGCCGAGTTCCATCGAGATGCTGAGCTACTCGCGCTCGCTCGGCGTCACCGGCGCGGATTGGGACGACTCCGGAATCATCGACGAGTTGTCGCGCCGGTACGACGCGCCGGCCTTCGTCGACCTCGACGTCAATCTCCTCGCCCTGGCCGAGCGGCGCACGACCTGGCCGGACGTCGAGGTCTTCGTGTGCGTCAAGCTCGGCACCCTCATCGATGCCGCCATCGTGGTGAACGATACCCCCATCCGCGGTGTCGGGAACGCAGCGGGGGCGCTCGGACACCTCAAGGTCGCTGGATCGGTCGAACCGTGCACGTGCGGCGGGATCGGCTGCCTCGACGCCGTCGCGGGCGGAGGGGCGCTCGTGAAGCAGCTCCAGGCTGCCGGGTTCGACATCACCCACGTCTCGGATGTGATCCGCCTGGTCAACGTCGGCCAGCCCGAGGCACTGCTCGCCGTCCGAGAGGCGGGCCGCCGCATCGGGGAGGCCCTCTCGACGATCGTCAACCTCCTGAATCCTGCCGTCATCTCGACCTGGGGCTATCTCACGGGGGCCGAGTCCGTCCTGTTCGCAGGCATCCGGGAGGGGCTCTACCAATCGGCGCTCCCTCGTTCCAGTGAGGACCTCCAGCTGATCGTCACGGCTCTCGGCGAGTCGGCCGGTGTCCGCGGGGCAGCGATGCGTGTCATCGACGAGGTGCTCGAACCGTCGACGCTCGATCGCTCGCTCGAGTCCGGCCGCTTCCCTTCTCGCCGCTGAGCGGACCGAGGCGACGGCCGCCGTCGCGCACGACGAACGCTGACGCCCCTGGCGGGTGTCGGAGGTCGCGGGCATACTCGCAGCATGACTGACGATGCAACCGGCGGACCGGCCACCGCGGTCACTTCACCCCCGAACGTCCTCCCCGCCGTCCCCATGGACACCACGTCGGACAAGACGGTCCTGCTCTCCTACCTCCGCGTCAGGCGCCGCGACCTGCTCGCGAAGCTCGACGGCCTCTCCGACTACGACGTGCGCCGTCCGCTGACGCCGTCGGGGACGAATCTGCTCGGGCTCGTGAAACACGTCGCGAGTTGCGAGCTCGACTACTTCGGCGTCGTCTTCGATCGACCGACCCGATCGCTGCCGTGGATGGCCGACGACGCCGAGCCCGAGTCCGACATGTGGGTCACGGAGCATGAGAGCCGCGAGAGCGTCGTGGAGCTGCACCACTACTCGGCCCGCGTCAGCGACGCCACGATCGAGGAGCTCCCGCTCGACGCCACCGGCCGCGTGCCGTGGTGGCCGGCCGACCGGGCCACGGTCACCTTGCAGCAGATCCTCGTGCACATGTGCGTGGAGACCGCGCGTCACGCGGGGCATGCGGACATCCTCCGCGAGCTGCTCGACGGCGCTCTCGGCAACGGCGCGGGTGATCCGAACATCGCCGGGCGTACGGCCGAGAACTGGGCGGCGCATCGCGAGCGGATCGAGAAGGCGGCCGCCACCTTCCGGTGACGGCCGCCTCGAACGTGACTAGCGCGTGAGGATCGCCGCGGCACGCCCGCCCAGCTCGAAGGCGCCTCGGGCGACGCCCGTGGTCCCGTCGGTGGAGACGAGCACACGTCCGGTGACGTCGAGTGTCGCCGTGGACTCGCCGAGGTTCACGACGATGGTCAGGTCACCCGGCTCGGCGCCCCGGTGGATGACGAGAGTGCGTGCGCCCTCGTCCACCTCCACGGACGTGCGGGCGAGTCGCGGATCCGTGA
Proteins encoded in this window:
- a CDS encoding ROK family transcriptional regulator yields the protein MTHSQPAPLTTTRVLPSARADGAGHLLGLIRSAQTATVSEMAAGLGASRSTVMVRLQALVDAGLVVAKAPANGARGRPATSYVFDPSSAALLAAQLGMTGCRLAVTDLAGEILGSRYIDVDLRLGPARLTADMIAAYDDILGELGREPSAVVGIGLGMPSSIEMLSYSRSLGVTGADWDDSGIIDELSRRYDAPAFVDLDVNLLALAERRTTWPDVEVFVCVKLGTLIDAAIVVNDTPIRGVGNAAGALGHLKVAGSVEPCTCGGIGCLDAVAGGGALVKQLQAAGFDITHVSDVIRLVNVGQPEALLAVREAGRRIGEALSTIVNLLNPAVISTWGYLTGAESVLFAGIREGLYQSALPRSSEDLQLIVTALGESAGVRGAAMRVIDEVLEPSTLDRSLESGRFPSRR
- a CDS encoding DinB family protein, with protein sequence MDTTSDKTVLLSYLRVRRRDLLAKLDGLSDYDVRRPLTPSGTNLLGLVKHVASCELDYFGVVFDRPTRSLPWMADDAEPESDMWVTEHESRESVVELHHYSARVSDATIEELPLDATGRVPWWPADRATVTLQQILVHMCVETARHAGHADILRELLDGALGNGAGDPNIAGRTAENWAAHRERIEKAAATFR